The sequence TTGATGGTGTCTCTGTGGGCAGTAGATGATGAGTCAACTGCAGCGCTGATGCAGGCGTTTTATTTTCATTGGCAGCAGACAGGCGACAAAGCCCAGGCTCTAAGGCAGGCCATGTTGACCACTCTGCAAGACTATCCTGACCCGCGCCTGTGGGCTGCTTTTACCCTAATCGGGGCTGCCGAGTGAGGTTGGCTGCGATCGCCCGTTTCAGCAGCCGTATTTCAAATCTACGAAAACTCCATGAATAAGTTCCCGGTGGTCAGCAATAGTTAATAGTGGCGGGGGAAATCACCCTGCCACCCCGACCGTTACCGTTAACCTGCAAGTTCCAGCAACCCATGGATACTGCTTCACGCTATTGGCAACTGGTGCGCCTGACCAGCTCAGGCGAGTGCCAGGTGCAGGTGCTGCCCCAGGTGCAAACCTGGTTTCAGAGCACCATTGCCGACGCCCCTGAAACTGACTGGCCACGGTTGATCTTCGCTACCTGGTCGTCGGGGCAGACCGAGGCTGAGCTAGCCCAGCTGAGCCTGCGCTGCTTCATTACCCACCAGATTCAGCAGGTGTGCATTAGCCTAGCCCAGCGGTTTGGCCCAGACTACGGCTTTAGCAAAACTGACCTGTTCTATCTCGTGCTCGACGATGATGGGCGGCTAGCCTCCGACTACCGCCCTTTTACCCTAGAGATTTTAGAGACCTACGACCCCACCAAAGCGGCCCTCAGCACCTGGGCCAGTCGGCGCACTAACCACCACCCGGCCCTCAACCGGGTGCTGCTCGAAAAGGGCCTATACCGGGTCAGCGACTGGGCCATTTTGAACGACACCACGCCCGATCAGGTGCAGCGGATTCTGCGTCAGTACCACCTGTGCAGCGAGTACGAAGTTACCCAGGCGGCGGCATTGCTAGATCGCTACCAGCAGATCTATCTGCGCGATCGCATGGCTCAGCGCCTTAACCGCCAGCGTTGCCAAACCCCCACTCCCGAGCAACTGCGGGAGATCGCCCCCCACCTGTCCCCCAAAGACACCCTGGCCCAGCTGCGGCAGCTCGCCGGGCAACTGCGCCAGTACCGGGTGCATGTGCGGGGTGGCCCAGCGGTGGCCTATCAATCGGACAGCGCAGATTGGGAAAAGTTGGCCGATGCCCAGGCCAGCCCGCCGCCGGATACCGGCGATGACCAGGACGAGTTTTTGCAGGCCTATCGCCAGGCCATGGTGCAGGAGCTAGATGGCGCGATCGCCGCCGTCATCCAGGCCAACATTGATCGGTTGCGGGGCCGTAAGCCACCCCAAGATCGGGCCTACGTGCAGGGGTTGCACCTGTTCCACTGCAAAGGGTTACCCATGGGCAAGCTAGCCGCCGACATTGGCCTTAGCTCCCAGGTGCAGGTGAATCGATTGCTCAATCTGAAGCGCCTGCGATCGGATGTGCGCCACCGGCTGCTGCCCCAGCTCTACGAAACCGTGCGCCGCCAAGCCCTTGCCTACGTGTCTGCCGATCGCCTTAAGGCAATTGACCAAGCCCTAGAAACCCTGCTAGCCCAAGAGGTGGACGACATGCTAGCCGCCGCCGCCGCTGAGGCCCAACAGCCCAAGGGCCGCACCGCCAAAAGCCTGTTTGCCCACCAGCTCTGCACTACCATTCACCCCTTTATGCCGGGTACTGAGTCATGATGTTGCTCTCTTTCGCCGCCTACCCATTCCCCCCTCTACGTCCTATGAGCTATTCTGCCGAGTCTGCTGAATTTGAGTTTGAGCCCTGGCGCTCATCGACGGTGACCCTGTCGGCCACCGCCATCGACTGGGCGGTGCAGGTGTGTCAGCAAGAGCCCGATGTGGCCCAGCAGTGGCCGACGTTTCTGCGGGCCATGGCGGTGCAGGGGCTGCAACAGTGGCTAGAGGCCGGGGCTCAAGATATCGCCCTTTACTATGATCGCGTTGGCGAAGCCTCTCCGCAGGAGAATCGCCCCCCCAATCCAGCGGTTACATGCCGGGTCAACGACTTTCGCCTGGCGGTGGTGGCCCAGGGCAGCCTCAGCGATGAGGTGGTGACCATTCCCCAGAGCGCGGTGGACGATGCCAGTAACTTTGCCCACCTCTACGTGTTGGCGGAGGTGCAAGAAGAAGCCGACCAGGTGACCATTTTGGCGGGGCTGCGGCGCGATCGCCTGCTGGCCCATCAGCGCCAGGGAGAATTCGTCGCCCAGGCCGACGGCACCTACCGCGTGCCTGTGCAGTATTTTGATTCCTCTCCCGAAGATATCCTGCTGTATCTGAACTGCCTTGACCCTGAGCAACTGGCAGTGGCCAGTCCTGAAGCCACCAGCGCACCGACCCCGGCCCGGCCCTCTCTTCTGACCCAGCGGGCCGGAGATTTGATCAACGCGGGCCGCTGGCTGCGCGACCAGCTCGACACCGTGGCCGATGGGTTGGCCTGGACGCTGCTGCAGCCCCTGGCCCCAGCCCACGCCATGATGTCGACCAGCACCCCCGCCGAAGAGCTGGAGGCTGTTTTGCGAGATTTAGAACCGGCGGGGGTCTCAATTCCTAGTACGGCGAGGGGAGCCTACACTGACCTCCAGCAGTTTGGCCTACCGTTTCGGCTCTATGCCCTCACCTGGACGATGTTTGAACCTCGCCCGCCAGAATGGTCGTTGTTTCTCTTTTTGGGGCCGGTGCCTGGGGAACAGCTGCCGCCCGGCACCCGGCTGATTGTGCGCGATGCTGAGGCGATTTTGGCGGAGCAAACCCTGAGCCCAGATCTCGATGCTGCCTACCTCTATGCCCAGGTGATTGGCACCTGGGATGAGCAGTTTACTGCCACCATTGAGCTGCCCAACGGCACGACCCTCAATTGGCCGCCGTTTGTGTTTCGGCCCGAGGTTTGAGGATACCTGTCCCCTTTCCCTTATCCCCTTATTGGCAGGAGTATACAAGTCATGCCGACTGAAAGCTACGACGATATTTTGGTGGAAGAGCTGCAAGATGTTGAGGTGGCGGCTGAATACCTCTCGGCGGCGATTGAGGGCGGGAATGTGGCGGAGTTTTTGATGGCTCTGCGCTATGTGACCGATGCCCACGGTGGGGTTGGCATCTTGGCCGAGATTACAGACCTCAATTTTTATCATAGGCGGCCTGGCTAAAGCTAAAGACTATCTGGGCAATGCTGAATAAGTTCAGTGCGGCCAGGAATATAAATGATGGAATGACGCCCCCGTTTGCCAAAGTCTACTCCTAAGAGGCCGCTATGACATCGCTACCACAACACATCCGCAGGTTGGTTTGGGTTATGCAGAATGGTCGGCCCACCCGCATGGTGAGCCTGGCACTGTTGGCGGCGCTGGTGGTGGGTCAGAGCCCTAGCGCCTGGTCGCGGCCCCCGGCCCAGGCTGAGGCGATGAGGGTGGCCCAGTCGGTTCCGGCGATCGAGCCCTTGACCATCAGAGGGGTGCTAGATGAGAGTAGCCAGGTTTTGGAGGATGGCCGCTACGTTAATGTCCACATGTTTGAAGGCGTAGCGGGTCAAATCGTCGTCATTGACCTGATCAGTGATGAGTTTGATGCATTTTTGGCGCTGCTTGGCCCTAATGATCAACCTGTTGCAACAGATGACGATGGTGGAGAGGGTACTAATGCCCGCCTTATGTTGAACTTGCCCGATACAGGCACTTACAAGATTGGTGCGCTCTCGTTTACCTCTGGGGAGACGGGACGTTACCAGTTGACCGTGCAGGCGGGAACAGCGGCTGATGGAGAACGGGCAGAACAACTAGCCAAAGCAACCCGTCTTAATGCCCAAGGACTTGAGCTGTCTCGGGCAGGGCGCTACGGGCAAGCCGAACCCCTCTTCCAGGAAGCGCTGTCGATTCGTCGCGAGCAATTGGGCGACAGCCACCCCGATGTCGCCACCAGCCTCAACAACCTGGCTGGACTGTATCGTGATCAAGCACGCTTCGGGGAGGCCGAACCCCTTTACAATGAGGCGCTGTCGATTCGTCGTGAGCAGTTGGGCGATCGCCACCCTGATGTCGCCACCAGCCTCAACAACCTAGCCGGGCTGTACCGTGCGCAAGGTCGCTATGAGGAGGCCGAACCCCTCTTCCAAGAGGCTCTAACGATTCGTCGCGAGCAGTTGGGGGAACGCCACCCCGATGTCGCCACCAGCCTCAACAACCTAGCCAATCTGTATCGGGATCAAGGGCGCTACGGGGAAGCCGAACCCATCTATCAGGAGTCACTGGCAATTCATCGTGAGCAGTTGGGCGATCGCCACCCCGATGTCGCCACCAGCCTCAACAACCTAGCCGGGCTGTACCGTGCGCAAGGTCGCTATGAGGAGGCCGAACCCCTCTTCCAAGAGGCTCTAACGATTCGTCGCGAGCAGTTGGGTGATCGTCACCCCTCTGTCGCCACCAGCCTCAACAACCTAGCCGGGCTGTACCGTGCGCAAGGTCGCTATGAGGAGGCCGAACCCCTCTTCCAAGAGGCTCTAACGATTCGTCG is a genomic window of Nodosilinea sp. E11 containing:
- a CDS encoding DUF1822 family protein; the protein is MSYSAESAEFEFEPWRSSTVTLSATAIDWAVQVCQQEPDVAQQWPTFLRAMAVQGLQQWLEAGAQDIALYYDRVGEASPQENRPPNPAVTCRVNDFRLAVVAQGSLSDEVVTIPQSAVDDASNFAHLYVLAEVQEEADQVTILAGLRRDRLLAHQRQGEFVAQADGTYRVPVQYFDSSPEDILLYLNCLDPEQLAVASPEATSAPTPARPSLLTQRAGDLINAGRWLRDQLDTVADGLAWTLLQPLAPAHAMMSTSTPAEELEAVLRDLEPAGVSIPSTARGAYTDLQQFGLPFRLYALTWTMFEPRPPEWSLFLFLGPVPGEQLPPGTRLIVRDAEAILAEQTLSPDLDAAYLYAQVIGTWDEQFTATIELPNGTTLNWPPFVFRPEV